ACTTTATAAAAGGCCCTTGTATCTCCTAGCCAGAGTGGGACAGTCACTGCTGTGGTGGATGTTGTCCACATTTAAACACAACTAACAGTCCTGGATTATGATCAACTGTCTCAGAGATTTATCACCATCACACAGAGCAGCAAACTAGAGCTTGAGGAATACCCCAGCTTcactcagaggaagaaaacttCAGGAAGTCAGTAAAAAAATACATCAAGGGATCTTCCTGGCAAACATAATAACCAATAAAAGTACCTACAGGCAGGGTCTCCACGGTAACTATAGTAGTCAGAGCAGTGCAATTCCCAAAAGGAAgttaacacagtgtgtgtggcctgtgtctgtgtgtgtgtcgggcagACGCAATGAggcacattccacacacaccattcccaaCAGTCATCCTCCAATTGTGACAGCTGGTCCATTCATTCACACAGCGGCAAGCccaacccaccctctctctcccgtctaCCGCGCTGGATTCTCTATTCAGTTTACTTTTACGAGTTCAAATGCCACTAGCTAGATATTTGCTACAAGACGTAGGCACAAATTACAAATACATAACGAAACTGACAGTCCCAGTCATACATAATATACATCGTGTAGCCTCGTCAGTTGGCAACTGACTGACCAGCAGCTAGCTTACTAATAAACAGGTAGCCAACATAGTTGTCTAACCCCGCCAGTGGCAAGATCGGTAAGATGGCAACGTAAGCTACCGACCTCTGATTCATAGCACCTAGCTGTGTTCATACATGCAGGCTACATACTACAAAGCAGTCGCTGCATAGGGTACCCCAGAAACAATCGTGTTAGCTAGCTTGGTAATTATTTGCACTGGGTGGGTAGTTAGACGTAGTTAGGTGGGTAGTTTCTATAGCTAACTTCACTTAGTACGTATATAAACTCACCTGATCCAGACTGCCGGTTGTTGCTGATGCTGTTGATTATGTAATGAGAGACTTTAGAGTTCTCAGACACCGACAACACATAGTCACCGGGGCTTGTGATCGAGTCTCGAACCAAGAACACGCCGTGTCTCTGACCCTGCAAGAGAGAAACCGCTTCCTGGCGGCTTAGCCTTCCCCAATACCAGCTAGCACGGTCCTCTGCGTCAAAGTTACCAGCCATGACTGCAAATCCACTCCGAGGCTTCAAGGCCTTCCCCTTCGCCTCTCCCTATCCGCAACTCATACAAAAACTTTGGCTTACTGAGGAACACGCTCGGGGACAAGCCACGGCATCTGTACTGTTCCAAAACGTTGGAATTCTACAACTTTTCTCTATTTCAACTAAACTGAACTGTGCACCCCCTGGTAAATAGTTAAATATTTCTAACAAAACTACAATGTTTATTTGTCATAGCGGTTACAATAAACACAATTCCTAAAGTCATCTGCAACATGAAACTCAAGGGCTGAAATGGCGGATCTTGGGAAAAAAGTTGACCTCATCCACCGGAAATGATGATTATTAGGTTGAGTGGTGGGCACAGTCAGATCATGCTGCCATCTTGATAAGGTCATTTTAGTGTGACTGGTCCAAAGTAAACAAAACTTGCACTTTTAAAACCAATTGTTGGGTGTGAATAAAGGTTAGATTTGTTATCATTAATTGTGTATGGTTCCATATTTTATTTCAATAGTTATGATTATTGTTTAATATGTTAATAATATAATcaagttatattattgtttagcAATAGTTGCAGTTTAAACAAATTACAGTAGATGTCAGTAAAATACTCCATTCAGTATTCGTAATTGTTACTGAAGactaaaatacatttaattttATGGATAGTAGATTCTGATCGTCCACCAGCGCTTGGAGACCAAATGAGCTTGCAACTATTTATATAAAAAAGGTGTTGCGCTGTTTGCCACACAGATCCAGCAACTGTCGCCACGTGACTGATGCGTTTTAAAACTGGAATTACAAAGAGAGCATGTGCGAATTAAGTAATGTCCGGATCACACATATGTTAGAcaatttaatttaaattaacGTGCATCCCTGACAACTGAAATGCAGTTCGTATCTTGTCGTAAGTGAAAATCAAGTAGTCCTACTTGTCCAAGCCAGCAGTTTAATACTGGCTATTTCCATTGACCTGTCTCATCAATCATAAACGAAAATAGAATACAGGTGTGAATACAggtgtgaaagagaaaaaacAGTGTAGCTTAATCTTCAGTTCATGGTCATTGTCATGGTTACTGTTACCTGGTAATCAGACACATTCCTGATTGGATGAGTTCATCTCGGAAGAACCAATACTTCCTGTGTCgtttccctcctcccaccctccacaGAGCCAACCAGTCTACCCTTTACTGGTCCGTTCCTGTGGGCTGTGTGGACTGAAGGGATGATTCACCAAGTTCACAATGTGCAACAGTCGTTTCATTTCTGTGTCcttcctctgtgtttctgtctgctgCAGCGTCTCTAAAACCTTTaccctcctccttcagctcctcctcctctccctcctctccctccactcccccctctcccttctctccctcctctcccccctctcccttctcttcctttcccccctcctctccctcttctcccccctccctcccttcccctccctcctctccccctacctctccctccaagGCATGGCAGCCACATGTCGTTTCagccctctccgtctccccccctcctcctccatccccgcccccctggtcctctccctggtcctctccctggtcctctccctggtcctctCCCATGTCCTCTCCCTGGTCCTTCCCCTGGtcctctccctggtcctctccctggtcctctCCCTGTTCCTGGATGGTGGGCAGGCGTCCCTGCGCGGGGCAGCGTCTCCTCAGGCCCTTGAGGAAGGCCTGCGGCAGGGAGAAGATGTCCTCGTTGTTTCCCAGGTCCATCCAGGTGAGGGCGGGGAAGCAGGCCGGATCAGCCAGGAGATCTGTGAGGGGCCGCAGCACGGCCCGGGTCAGGCGGTTACCGTTCAGCACCAGGGTCTCCAGCTCCGGCAGCACGGCCAGCGAAGGCACCAGCAGGAGCAGGGCTCTGTCGGTCAGTCCGGTGAAGCCCAGCTCCAGGCTGCGTACCCGGGGGGAGTGGAGCCTgaggtgggcagagaggagctCCATGTCTCGCAGGCTCAAGGGGACGCCCGAGAGATCGACTGCTCCCCCTACAGGAGGCCCAGACAGGCTGGACTTCAAGCTggggaggaagagcagaggTTGGATCCATCAGGATGCAGTGTGCACCAGTAGGTAAATACTGTGGAGGAAAATAAAGGCATCCGTCGCAGTAGTTCTGTTCTGGAAACGTAACTCAAATCTAATTGACTAACTCAACACCCCCCCCAggagtctgtctctctattctctctctattctctctctattctctataTACCACAGCTTAACCAACCAGCAACCAACTATTTACAGATAATAGCCTTCCCCTTATCAAGCTGTTGCATATTGAGTGGATGGATGCTGCCTGTGTTTATGGATCATACTGTATAATCATCTGAGAGCAGATACAGTACACAAGCTTATGATAGTGGGTTTAACGCTAGTATTGACTCTGAATTCAGAATAGATCCATTCATTCAGAATAGCTCCATTCATTCAGAATTGCTCCATTCTCTCCTATAGGAAAAACAGAGCAGCTGGGATCCATTTGAAGAGGCATTAGTGTCTCCATGCCGACCTCAGGAGACTGTCTACCTTAAAAGCCGCATGTGGGCTGGTTTGATGTGAGGATGCGGTCTTACAGCAGCTTAAACCTGACAGCAGCCCTCATCCTGGTTACAGCAGCCCTCATCCTGGTTACAGCATCCCTTATCCTGACTACAGCAGCCCTCATGCTGACTACAGCAGCCCTCATCCTGACTACAGCAGCCCTCATCCTGGTTACAGCAGCCCTCATCCTGGTTACAGCAGCCCTCATCCTGGTTACAGCGGCCCTCATGCTGACTACAGCAGCCCTCATGCTGACTACAGCAGCCCTCATGCTGACTACAGCAGCCCTCATCCTGGTTACAGCGGCCCTCATCCTGACcacaccagcccccagcctggCTACAGAAGCAGCCTAATCACATCAGCACAGAACAAGCTCCCTGTCACATTCCTGCCTGCTTATCCGCTGGTAACAATAGTGCAGCATGGAAGGAatgtgaggcagagagggagggagggagtgagggaagagaggctcctccctccctctcccctcccccccctccctctcccctcccccccccctccctctccccctcactccccatctttctatctctctccctcctctaccaaTGAGGGCTTTAAAAAGTTTTCAAACAACAACAGCATTTTACTGTTAGTCCTATATGCACCTGGTAGACTCACCTGGGCCCCTGGTAGACTCACCTGGGCCCCTGGTAGACTAACCTGGGCCCCTGGTAGACTCACCTGGGCCCCTGGTAGACTCACCTGGCTCCCTGGTAGACTCACCTAGGCCCCTGGTAGACTCACCTGGGCCCCTGGTAGACTCACCTGGGCCCCTGGTAGACTCATCTGGGCCTCTGGTAGACTCACCTGGGCCCCTGGTAGACTCACCTGGGCCCCTGGTAGACTCACCTGGGCTGGGGTTTGTTCCCGAAGAGGCCTTGCCGTCGCCACTGGGAGTGGGGGCTTAGGTGGTAGGTCAGCTGACGACATACCTTCTCCATCGCACTCAGAGAATCTCCttcctgagggggagagaggatggagagaagaagagaagagaggaggtggatgaCAGTAGACATTAGTGAAAGGTCAAGAGGCAAAGATTGACAACAAGAGATAGTTGCAGTGAgaaggggggacagacagataaGAAGCCTTCCTTTCAGAGCAGACTGTATATAGCACGGCGTGAAGCCTCCTTTA
This window of the Osmerus mordax isolate fOsmMor3 chromosome 19, fOsmMor3.pri, whole genome shotgun sequence genome carries:
- the LOC136962881 gene encoding leucine-rich repeat-containing protein 75A-like; this encodes MGTNQTKATGSDPGSCSLLGIWRRTQSSLRRRSSGERVGRVWTPPPYQRRVSLIQEVLVAVKAGRREEATELLKTLRQDLGMQDTSMDDVLQSCTSLGNLVDPITHQLILTLVRYIHCPKTEGDSLSAMEKVCRQLTYHLSPHSQWRRQGLFGNKPQPSLKSSLSGPPVGGAVDLSGVPLSLRDMELLSAHLRLHSPRVRSLELGFTGLTDRALLLLVPSLAVLPELETLVLNGNRLTRAVLRPLTDLLADPACFPALTWMDLGNNEDIFSLPQAFLKGLRRRCPAQGRLPTIQEQGEDQGEDQGEDQGKDQGEDMGEDQGEDQGEDQGEDQGGGDGGGGGETERAETTCGCHALEGESTQPTGTDQ